The genome window CACCAGCCGGGGCCGAGCTGTTTCCGTAATTGAATTTGCGCGGCGGTGAACAGTCCCAGCCCGATGATGGATTTCCCGACCAGATAGGCGATCAGAACGACGGTGATATTTCCATTGAAAAAGAACGCGCCGGCAATGATGAGCGTGGTCAGGATGGACTGCGCGAGGTTGATCGTCCCCTGCAGTTTGATGCGGTCGGTGATCTGCAAAATGCCCGTGGACGTTTCCATATTGAAGTTCGCCAGCAAGCCGAGCGCGAAGACCGTGAACATCCATGCGACGTTTTCGGTTTTTGCGAAATGTACTTCCGCCAGATGCGCGCTGAACACCACCACCAGAAACGCGATGAGCGAAACCAGTGCTTCGGTCAATCCTGCCGCTTTGATGACCGCGGAGGCTTTGTCCTTTTCGCCGCGTTCGAGATACTCCCCGCCGTAGCGCACGACCAACTCGCTCATGCGGAACGAGAACAGGCTGTTGACGGTGGAGGCGAACGCCATCACCACACCGATCAGACCGAATCCCGCGGGTCCAAGCAGGCGTGTCGCCATCACGCCTTGCAGGACGCTCAATCCCAGCGCGAGGGTGTTGTTGCTGAACAACGATCCGCTGGAGCGCAGGATTTTCAGGAAGAGGGGATCGTTTTTAAATTTAGATAATAAGGACATTGAGATATTGTACACAAGAAACAAAAACCGCAGAGACGCGGAGAACGCTGAGAAAAACTCCGCGCGCTTTGCGTCCCTGCGGTAGAGATTGATTTGAGGTATTACGGTGTCAGAACGTCCTTCGCCCACCCGCGTTCTTCGTTGTACCATTTGATGAGATTGCCAAGTCCCTCACGTAAATTGACCTGCGGATTCCAACCAAGCATCTCGCGCGCCTTGCTCACATCCGCCCAATTGGTGAACATATCCGCCAGGTTGGGCGGACCGTACTGCACGTTCGCCTGTTTGCCCGTCAACTCCTCGATCATTTCCACCAGTTCGTTGATGGTGATGACTTCATGCCCGCCAAGGTTGATGATCTCGTGGCCGACTGGTTTCAAGGCGGCAATCGTCCCGCGCGCGATGTCGTCCACGTAGGTGAAACCGCGCGACTGCTTCCCGTCCCCGTTGATGCGCACGGGCTGACCTTCGATGATCCACTGCACGAAGCGGAACATGGCAAGGTCGGGGCGTCCCGCAGGTCCATAGACCGTGAAATAACGGACAACGCTCACGTCAATATCATAGAGGTGATGATAGGAATGTGCCAGCGCCTCCGCCCCCTTTTTGCTGGCCGCATACGGCTGCAACGGTTCACTGCTGGAGGCGGATTCCGGCGTCGGGTAGGGCGGATTCTCGCCATAGATGCTGGAGGTGGATGCCATAATAAATTTCCTGCATCCATACTGGCGGCAGACTTCCAGCATGTTCAATGTACCCATCACATTCGATTCCACGAATGCCCAGGGGTTTTCCACACTGAAGCGCACGCCCGCCCGAGCCGCAAGGTGGATCACGCCGTCGATTTTTTCATCCTTGAACAGGTCGATGACCGATTTCTCCGCAATATCGCGCCTGTGGAATTTGAAGCGCGGCAGTGCCTGAAGTTTCTTCAAGCGGTATTCTTTCATGCGCGGATCGTACGCGTCGTTGACGTTGTCAATGCCAACGACGGTGTGTCCCTGCTCGATCAGCATTTCCGACGTCCGCGCGCCGATAAAGCCCGCCGCGCCTGTTACCAGATAATGTGCCATGTCAGCCTCTTATGTCATTGCAAGGAGCCGATGGTCGAGGTAGCCGCGAAGCGGCATATCGAGACCAGGCGCCCGAAGCAATCCCCCTGCAAATGAGGGGATTGCTTACCACTTTGTGGCACGCGTCGGGCTGAGGCCCTCGTAAGGATATCTATAATCTTTCAACCTTCCCGCTGTTTTTCCCCAGTTTCCCGGTGGCATTGCGCGAATCAAAGACAAAACTCGCCGCTTCGATGATGGCCTTATAGTCATATTGACCGTGGTTGGTTACGATCACCACCACATCCGCCTCCTGCACGGACTTCATCATATCCTG of Anaerolineales bacterium contains these proteins:
- a CDS encoding GDP-mannose 4,6-dehydratase; the protein is MAHYLVTGAAGFIGARTSEMLIEQGHTVVGIDNVNDAYDPRMKEYRLKKLQALPRFKFHRRDIAEKSVIDLFKDEKIDGVIHLAARAGVRFSVENPWAFVESNVMGTLNMLEVCRQYGCRKFIMASTSSIYGENPPYPTPESASSSEPLQPYAASKKGAEALAHSYHHLYDIDVSVVRYFTVYGPAGRPDLAMFRFVQWIIEGQPVRINGDGKQSRGFTYVDDIARGTIAALKPVGHEIINLGGHEVITINELVEMIEELTGKQANVQYGPPNLADMFTNWADVSKAREMLGWNPQVNLREGLGNLIKWYNEERGWAKDVLTP
- a CDS encoding oligosaccharide flippase family protein translates to MSLLSKFKNDPLFLKILRSSGSLFSNNTLALGLSVLQGVMATRLLGPAGFGLIGVVMAFASTVNSLFSFRMSELVVRYGGEYLERGEKDKASAVIKAAGLTEALVSLIAFLVVVFSAHLAEVHFAKTENVAWMFTVFALGLLANFNMETSTGILQITDRIKLQGTINLAQSILTTLIIAGAFFFNGNITVVLIAYLVGKSIIGLGLFTAAQIQLRKQLGPGWWRAPFSVLTSTRELIRFAFSSNISATIIKLFRESELIWVGFFLDTTAVGYYRVAYTIVHFLAIPADPLIATTFPAINRFAVEKAWKKLKSFLKKITAFSFAYNLALGAGLILFGQLAIRIYSGAEYLAAYPALVALTIGLVFNYILFWNRPLLLSLGLPEFPIYATLAAGIIKLALSFWLVPRYGVAAAGALLSFYYIASVGAMVWRGLHKINQNENRAHH